From Vidua macroura isolate BioBank_ID:100142 chromosome 5, ASM2450914v1, whole genome shotgun sequence, the proteins below share one genomic window:
- the CHST11 gene encoding carbohydrate sulfotransferase 11 isoform X3, producing MSVMRRNPFGMDICCRKGSRSPLQELYNPTQLSNTAILHQIRRDQVTDTCRANSVSSRKRRVLTPNDLKHLVVDEDHEMIYCYVPKVACTNWKRVMMVLTGRGKYSDPMEIPANEAHVSSNLKTLNQYSIPEINHRLKNYMKFLFVREPFERLVSAYRNKFTQKYNTSFHKRYGTKIVRRQRKNATQEALRKGDDVKFEEFVAYLIDPHTQREEPFNEHWQTVYSLCHPCHIHYDLIGKYETLEEDSNYVLQLAGVGNYLKFPTYAKSTRTTDEMTTEFFQNISSLHQTQLYEVYKLDFLMFNYSVPSYLKLE from the coding sequence TTGTCCAACACAGCAATTCTTCATCAGATCAGACGAGACCAAGTGACAGACACGTGCCGAGCAAACAGCGTGTCCAGCAGGAAGCGCCGTGTGCTGACACCCAACGATCTCAAGCACCTGGTTGTGGATGAGGATCATGAAATGATCTATTGCTATGTTCCCAAAGTGGCCTGCACAAACTGGAAGAGAGTCATGATGGTTTTGACGGGAAGAGGCAAGTACAGCGATCCAATGGAAATCCCGGCCAATGAAGCCCACGTGTCTTCAAACCTGAAGACCCTCAACCAGTACAGCATCCCAGAGATCAACCACCGCTTGAAAAATTACATGAAGTTCCTCTTTGTTCGTGAGCCTTTTGAAAGACTGGTGTCAGCCTACAGGAACAAGTTCACCCAGAAGTACAACACCTCCTTCCACAAGCGATACGGCACCAAAATTGTGAGGCGCCAGAGGAAAAACGCAACCCAGGAAGCTCTGCGGAAAGGTGATGATGTGAAATTTGAAGAGTTCGTGGCATATCTCATCGACCCACACACCCAAAGGGAAGAGCCCTTCAACGAGCACTGGCAGACTGTGTACTCCCTCTGCCACCCTTGCCACATCCACTACGACCTCATAGGGAAGTATGAAACACTCGAAGAGGATTCAAATTACGTTCTCCAGCTGGCAGGAGTAGGCAACTACCTGAAATTCCCCACCTATGCAAAGTCTACGAGAACTACTGATGAAATGACCACAGAGTTCTTCCAGAACATCAGCTCCTTGCACCAAACGCAGCTGTATGAAGTCTACaaacttgattttttaatgtttaattactCAGTGCCAAGCTACCTGAAATTGGAATGA
- the CHST11 gene encoding carbohydrate sulfotransferase 11 isoform X4, giving the protein MRRNPFGMDICCRKGSRSPLQELYNPTQLSNTAILHQIRRDQVTDTCRANSVSSRKRRVLTPNDLKHLVVDEDHEMIYCYVPKVACTNWKRVMMVLTGRGKYSDPMEIPANEAHVSSNLKTLNQYSIPEINHRLKNYMKFLFVREPFERLVSAYRNKFTQKYNTSFHKRYGTKIVRRQRKNATQEALRKGDDVKFEEFVAYLIDPHTQREEPFNEHWQTVYSLCHPCHIHYDLIGKYETLEEDSNYVLQLAGVGNYLKFPTYAKSTRTTDEMTTEFFQNISSLHQTQLYEVYKLDFLMFNYSVPSYLKLE; this is encoded by the coding sequence TTGTCCAACACAGCAATTCTTCATCAGATCAGACGAGACCAAGTGACAGACACGTGCCGAGCAAACAGCGTGTCCAGCAGGAAGCGCCGTGTGCTGACACCCAACGATCTCAAGCACCTGGTTGTGGATGAGGATCATGAAATGATCTATTGCTATGTTCCCAAAGTGGCCTGCACAAACTGGAAGAGAGTCATGATGGTTTTGACGGGAAGAGGCAAGTACAGCGATCCAATGGAAATCCCGGCCAATGAAGCCCACGTGTCTTCAAACCTGAAGACCCTCAACCAGTACAGCATCCCAGAGATCAACCACCGCTTGAAAAATTACATGAAGTTCCTCTTTGTTCGTGAGCCTTTTGAAAGACTGGTGTCAGCCTACAGGAACAAGTTCACCCAGAAGTACAACACCTCCTTCCACAAGCGATACGGCACCAAAATTGTGAGGCGCCAGAGGAAAAACGCAACCCAGGAAGCTCTGCGGAAAGGTGATGATGTGAAATTTGAAGAGTTCGTGGCATATCTCATCGACCCACACACCCAAAGGGAAGAGCCCTTCAACGAGCACTGGCAGACTGTGTACTCCCTCTGCCACCCTTGCCACATCCACTACGACCTCATAGGGAAGTATGAAACACTCGAAGAGGATTCAAATTACGTTCTCCAGCTGGCAGGAGTAGGCAACTACCTGAAATTCCCCACCTATGCAAAGTCTACGAGAACTACTGATGAAATGACCACAGAGTTCTTCCAGAACATCAGCTCCTTGCACCAAACGCAGCTGTATGAAGTCTACaaacttgattttttaatgtttaattactCAGTGCCAAGCTACCTGAAATTGGAATGA